The sequence ATACGTAAGGTTTACAAAACGTAACAATCATACAAAACGTAACAATCATACGACTACAATGacaaatgttatatttaatttttctttaggcagcaataaatttgtttagtttCCGTTACGTAGACTACCAACGGATGAATTTAATACCACAATGACATCAATACTCAAAACACAATGAATCGTCAAGGTGAGAGAGACGAAAGTTTTGGTTGATGGGTTATAATATATCATAATGAGATGAATAAATCTATAACGGTGGTATTCACATGAAGCTCACCATTTTCACCTATATACTTTGCTGCTCTCACTACTGAGACCCCTAAAAAAGACCcccaaatttaacaaacaatgGAAGTCTTGTGGGAGTTGGAGGACAAACTGAAGCTAACAACACAAGAAGCAGTTGTGATCTTGGTCGGAACAGCGGCTGCAGTAACTTTACTCTGCATAGTCGCAGCGTTTCTCAACCGCAATTCTCGAGGGAAGCAAGTAGCAGACGCGGAGTGGGCGTTCGAAGCAGCGGTTGTATCGAGAGCTATGGAGGAAAAGAGGAAATGTAAGTGGAGTAAAGTGAAGAGAACGTTGATGGGTTCGTTTTGTTGGAGCTCCGGAGCCAAGTGGATGGAGATGGAACCGCTAAGGCCGCCTCCATTGCTTGCAGCTAAAGAAAGGAGTCTGAATGCGGTTGATCCGGTTTGGAAGCGACCGATTCTGATGGGTGAGAAATGTGAATTGCCGCGGTTTAGCGGCCTTATATTGTATGATGAGTGTGGCCTTCCGCGTCATCATCCTCAACTTCAAGAACAAGTGAGTGTTAATTAGTTTACTCCTCTATATTTGACAACTAATTTTTCTGTTATAACTAAGTTCTTGCCATTGTTGTTTTGTAGCTAAAACAGAGTTCTATGGTAAGAACAACTCTGAGAGATTTGCTCTGACAATGGTTTTCTCTAATTCTCTGCAAGAAAGTTTCTTGAAGTTTGGTGTACTACTACAACTTAAAACCGCGATGAAAGGTCAGATTATGAGAATGCGGAGAAAATATGTTCCTGAAAACAATGTCCTTATGTGATGTAGATGcaaaatcttctttctttttttgtgtgttttgattgcTTAGAGGGGGACAAAGATTAGCTTAATCTTATGAACAAACGATTTGCTACAAATAGATGCAAATTTGtgtatttgtatttttgattgCTTGGTGTGGACAAAGAAAGCAGAGTTCTTATGAAATCGAATAATATtcaccaaacaaacaatatatggACATTCGTTCTTCAAATCAACCCATACCAAAGATTTAcaactcaaagaaacaaaatcNNNNNNNNNNNNNNNNNNNNNNNNNNNNaaaaaaaaaaaaaaaaaaaaaaaaaaaaaacaatatatggaCAAAGGTTGTTCTTCAAATCGAACAAAACCCACAATAGTGAATCTGTCATTTGTCTTCAGATAATCTTCAGCA comes from Camelina sativa cultivar DH55 chromosome 19, Cs, whole genome shotgun sequence and encodes:
- the LOC104765288 gene encoding uncharacterized protein LOC104765288; its protein translation is MEVLWELEDKLKLTTQEAVVILVGTAAAVTLLCIVAAFLNRNSRGKQVADAEWAFEAAVVSRAMEEKRKCKWSKVKRTLMGSFCWSSGAKWMEMEPLRPPPLLAAKERSLNAVDPVWKRPILMGEKCELPRFSGLILYDECGLPRHHPQLQEQLKQSSMVRTTLRDLL